The Podospora pseudocomata strain CBS 415.72m chromosome 3, whole genome shotgun sequence genome window below encodes:
- the MTG2 gene encoding GTPase of the mitochondrial inner membrane that associates with the large ribosomal subunit (EggNog:ENOG503NXIX; COG:S) has protein sequence MACRGSRGPRVFLPFLYPSIFGPNGSRIPRFNLAVHGRRHASTDPSAPAQDDIEYATTRLNPSPDDYSMPNFADKAKLTLHAGPGGHGCISFLREAYMADGPPNGGDGGHGGSIYIQAVHSETSLHKLARRKFARAGRGKSGQGSAKGGQRGEDVILSVPVGTVVREISRDDPEAVEEYLTKKRRKRRREPVAVEMDEDGEPIEDPDRKKWILYPGMSSSERKRVELPDLPIRDRLLKQPKAPVYLDLSRPTPRPILLAAGGLGGLGNPHFVSKNLRKPMFATRGENAMTMEIEMELKLLADVGLVGLPNAGKSTLLRAVTNSRARVGNWAFTTLQPNIGTVVLDNNKGRPVVKSFKVTAEDVSDDPWAEPAEPELQQRTKFTIADIPGLIEGAHLDRGLGIAFLRHVERAGVLAFVIDLGNGNAVEALKALWLEVGLYAQMREEEEQQREREAAIDWSASAGETMQSDFWTSSGVAKTTTAGAGLHIAGKPWFVVATKGDLPGAQENFAELRDYLAAVTRGDEPHPSGVEGAWIKDCAAIPVSAINGHGVDRVIHWTVGLLDG, from the coding sequence ATGGCCTGTCGGGGCTCTCGAGGCCCGCGGGTGTTTCTTCCCTTTCTTTACCCATCGATATTTGGGCCTAATGGAAGCCGCATCCCGCGCTTCAACCTGGCCGTCCATGGCAGGCGACACGCAAGCACTGAcccctcagcaccagcacagGACGACATTGAATATGCGACGACTCGTCTGAACCCCTCTCCCGACGACTACTCGATGCCCAACTTTGCCGACAAGGCCAAACTGACTCTTCATGCTGGACCCGGCGGACATGGCTGTATTTCATTCTTGCGCGAGGCATATATGGCGGACGGGCCTCccaatggtggtgatggaggacaCGGCGGGAGTATCTACATCCAAGCAGTGCACAGCGAAACATCGCTACACAAGTTGGCGCGGAGAAAATTTGCGCGCGCTGGGAGGGGCAAGAGTGGTCAGGGAAGCGCAAAAGGCGGTCAGCGTGGAGAGGACGTGATTCTCAGCGTTCCAGTCGGCACCGTCGTCCGAGAGATCTCCCGTGACGACCCAGAAGCTGTGGAGGAATATTTGACCAAGAAGCGCCGGAAAAGAAGGCGGGAGCCTGTTGcagtggagatggatgaggatggagagCCGATTGAAGACCCGGATAGGAAGAAATGGATTCTGTATCCCGGCATGTCATCTTCGGAACGCAAACGGGTTGAGCTACCTGATCTGCCAATTCGCGATCGGCTTCTGAAACAACCAAAGGCACCTGTCTATCTGGACCTCTCTCGACCGACACCTCGTCCCATTCTCTTAGCAGCAGGAGGCCTTGGTGGACTTGGGAACCCACATTTCGTGTCCAAGAACCTGCGCAAGCCCATGTTTGCGACGCGGGGTGAGAATGCCATGACGATGGAAATCGAGATGGAACTCAAGTTATTGGCAGATGTCGGCTTGGTAGGATTGCCAAACGCCGGAAAGAGCACTCTCTTGCGCGCCGTCACCAACAGTCGCGCGCGCGTGGGGAATTGGGCTTTCACGACGCTTCAGCCAAACATCGGCACAGTTGTCCTCGATAACAACAAGGGTCGACCGGTGGTGAAAAGTTTCAAAGTAACTGCAGAAGACGTATCGGACGACCCTTGGGCCGAACCCGCCGAACCGGAACTTCAACAGCGAACCAAGTTCACCATCGCCGATATTCCCGGGTTAATTGAGGGAGCTCACTTGGACAGGGGACTTGGAATTGCTTTCCTGCGTCATGTTGAGCGGGCTGGCGTGCTTGCGTTTGTCATCGATCTCGGAAATGGCAACGCAGTCGAAGCACTCAAGGCCTTGTGGCTCGAGGTTGGCTTATATGCACAgatgagggaggaagaggaacagCAACGGGAGCGCGAGGCCGCCATTGACTGGAGCGCGTCGGCCGGAGAGACTATGCAAAGCGACTTCTGGACAAGTTCTGGTGTCGCCAAGACAACCACTGCCGGCGCTGGTCTTCACATCGCAGGCAAGCCATGGTTTGTGGTGGCCACCAAAGGCGACCTGCCAGGTGCGCAGGAAAATTTTGCCGAACTGAGAGACTATCTTGCCGCTGTCACTCGCGGCGATGAGCCTCACCCCAGTGGCGTCGAGGGAGCGTGGATCAAGGACTGCGCTGCCATTCCCGTCAGCGCCATCAACGGCCACGGTGTAGACAGGGTTATCCATTGGACAGTTGGTTTGCTCGATGGGTGA
- a CDS encoding hypothetical protein (EggNog:ENOG503P2HY), translated as MTSTYTLSSKRDALKALVPSPRRVPVCHAGARLWRHAGLGFHLLDPSLHCCICVDGWPSPLAASNMRSASETGHSGSDLSIFPRPGSTTSASPLSSSPRPLVRSLAVVHLVTPSFAPSSVFCCYHSSHSASLTILRLGIVINKREQVSHATLCWSRFFAIIACRDWAEQALGICKSCRRLAAIRPHSSHDTDSRLNVVKPALPSPNSIFSSCCNLGHNPPKRASPLCLPFSQTRTTWFCPSLSTQERSPRIDYNYNNNNNNTSPNTKSSRKGVIRMDPDCAICHAPASHACECEAKGLEVAVRQAEARMMQSIYNDIRSWVRAHAQDYILEYFRLLTERRKATHAQHLERITAHAYHYYHAPPHPNEIAAAQQALKRGIDEDWQASVQRYPEVLEYFYSLVELTLPDDNEPAVKDPPLSALQGSRKAARRNTGPGTAVSGPSLAAPPPHLHEREPLPLPRGRTPPPLEPLRERRTPAPPGGGRRQSYRGPPPGPPPPPASAYFPPQYGPM; from the exons ATGACGTCTACTTATACTCTCTCGTCAAAGAGAGACGCGCTCAAGGCCCTTGTCCCCTCCCCGCGTCGTGTTCCAGTCTGTCATGCGGGTGCTCGTCTTTGGCGTCACGCTGGGCTGGGCTTTCATTTGCTGGACCCGAGCTTGCATTGCTGCATCTGCGTCGACGGCTGGCCCTCCCCGTTGGCAGCATCAAACATGCGGTCAGCATCCGAGAC TGGTCATTCGGGAAGCGATCTCTCCATATTCCCTCGTCCCggctccaccacctccgcttcacccctctcctcatcccctcGTCCCCTCGTCCGCTCTCTCGCCGTTGTACATCTTGTCACCCCCTCTTTTGCCCCCAGCAGCGTTTTCTGCTGCTACCACTCGAGCCACTCTGCTTCTCTTACTATACTCCGTCTCGGTATCGTGATTAACAAACGGGAACAAGTCAGCCACGCTACTCTGTGCTGGTCCCGCTTCTTTGCGATCATCGCGTGTCGGGATTGGGCTGAACAGGCATTGGGCATCTGCAAGAGCTGCAGACGACTTGCTGCCATACGCCCGCATTCGAGCCACGACACAGATTCCAGACTAAACGTGGTTAAGCCCGCCTTG CCCTCGCCcaactccatcttctcctcctgctgcaaCCTCGGCCACAATCCACCAAAGAGAGCCTCTCCTCTctgcctccccttctcccaaaCACGAACGACGTGGTTCTGTCCGTCACTGAGCACCCAGGAAAGGTCCCCCAGAAT AGACTACAattacaacaacaacaacaacaacacctcccccaacaccaaatCCTCCCGCAAAGGGGTGATCAGGATGGATCCCGACTGTGCCATTTGCCATGCCCCGGCTTCTCACGCCTGCGAGTGTGAGGCCAAGGGTCTGGAGGTGGCGGTCCGGCAAGCCGAGGCCCGTATGATGCAGTCTATCTACAATGACATCAG ATCATGGGTTCGCGCACACGCACAGGACTATATCCTCGAGTACTTCCGACTGTTGACAGAGCGACGCAAGGCGACACATGCCCAACACTTGGAACGCATCACTGCTCATGCCTACCACTACTACCACGCTCCACCGCATCCCAATGAGATCGCGGCCGCGCAACAGGCGCTCAAGAGGGGTATCGATGAGGACTGGCAAGCATCGGTTCAACGCTATCCCGAGGTACTCGAGTACTTCTACAGCTTGGTTGAACTGACCCTTCCCGACGATAACGAGCCTGCTGTCAAGGACCCGCCCCTCAGCGCCCTCCAAGGGTCTCGCAAAGCAGCTCGACGAAACACTGGACCAGGGACTGCTGTGAGCGGCCCTAGCCTCGcagccccccctcctcatctccatgaGAGAGAGCCTCTGCCACTTCCTCGAGGCCGGACCCCGCCACCACTTGAGCCCTTGCGCGAGAGAAGAACGCCTGCGCcaccaggaggaggaagaaggcagTCTTACAGAGGCCCTCCACCCggacccccacccccgcccgcTTCTGCTTACTTCCCACCGCAGTATGG